Proteins from a single region of Flavobacterium sp. K5-23:
- a CDS encoding flagellar motor protein MotB: MKNKILLFILISSAFSIKIYSQKEKNNIVVITTTKYAKIDVIKTYERVAEKGYKSIDMFKQIGDSHYSNFDFEKAARWYCELFAMTSNLEPKYYYQYAQSLKSIGEHDKANEIMGKFNLRSEAIADKNIRK; this comes from the coding sequence ATGAAAAATAAAATACTTTTATTCATATTAATTAGCAGTGCTTTTTCAATTAAAATATATTCTCAAAAAGAAAAAAACAATATAGTAGTAATAACAACTACTAAATATGCAAAAATAGATGTCATTAAAACATACGAAAGAGTTGCCGAAAAGGGGTATAAATCGATTGATATGTTTAAACAAATCGGGGATTCACATTACTCCAATTTTGACTTTGAAAAAGCAGCCAGATGGTATTGTGAATTATTTGCAATGACATCAAATCTAGAACCAAAATATTATTACCAATATGCACAGTCACTAAAATCCATTGGTGAACATGACAAAGCCAATGAAATTATGGGGAAATTTAATTTAAGATCGGAAGCGATAGCAGATAAAAATATTAGAAAATAA